From a single Micromonospora pallida genomic region:
- a CDS encoding MOSC domain-containing protein has translation MILEGIRRYPVKSMLGERLTHAEVTPAGLEGDRRLALLDLTTGRVVSAKDPRRWRAMLTLRATGAVPGPVRISGPDGRDLGDDVDAVLSGILGAPVSLIATVPPGAALDRARPDEVLAAGVTAPVTVDETPLGGGTTFVDFAPLHLVTTATLDRIAEAAGPGRPVDATRYRPNLVLRTAGLPGFVENDWVGRELRIGREVVLRVVAPTPRCAVPTLAHGDLPAEPDALRVPARLNRVAPVPQLGPLPCVGAYAQVVRPGPVGVGDPVRLD, from the coding sequence ATGATCCTCGAGGGGATCCGGCGCTACCCCGTGAAGTCGATGCTTGGCGAGCGACTGACCCACGCGGAGGTCACCCCGGCCGGACTCGAGGGTGACCGGCGTCTGGCCCTGCTGGACCTGACGACCGGTCGAGTGGTCAGCGCCAAGGATCCCCGGCGGTGGCGGGCCATGCTGACCCTCCGCGCCACGGGTGCCGTCCCCGGGCCGGTCCGGATCAGTGGGCCCGACGGCCGGGACCTCGGGGACGACGTGGACGCTGTCCTCAGTGGGATCCTCGGCGCGCCGGTCTCCCTGATCGCGACCGTGCCGCCCGGCGCGGCCCTGGACCGGGCCCGACCGGACGAGGTCCTGGCGGCCGGTGTGACGGCTCCGGTGACCGTCGACGAGACCCCGCTCGGCGGCGGGACGACCTTCGTGGACTTCGCCCCGCTCCACCTGGTCACCACCGCCACCCTGGACCGGATCGCCGAGGCGGCTGGCCCGGGACGGCCGGTCGACGCCACCCGGTACCGGCCGAACCTGGTGCTCCGGACCGCCGGCCTCCCGGGCTTCGTCGAGAACGACTGGGTCGGCCGGGAACTGCGGATCGGGCGGGAGGTGGTGCTCCGGGTGGTGGCGCCCACCCCACGCTGCGCGGTGCCGACCCTGGCCCACGGCGACCTCCCCGCCGAACCGGACGCGCTACGCGTACCGGCGCGACTGAACCGGGTCGCCCCGGTGCCGCAGCTCGGCCCGCTCCCCTGCGTCGGCGCGTACGCCCAGGTCGTCCGACCCGGCCCGGTCGGTGTGGGCGATCCTGTCCGGCTGGACTGA
- a CDS encoding non-ribosomal peptide synthetase/MFS transporter, translated as MTDLKDAAARDAARQALIASRLRKRRATPASGITPRPPEATVPLSYAQERVWFMDQLAPGEAAYHIAVPLRVRGPLDVPALRAALTALTDRHESLRTRFPADPDGRPTVVVADHVEVPLTIVDVPDEAAAQELVDRAATEPFDLATGPLLRATLIRLADDDHVLFLGKHHIVGDGWSVDVLLRDLITCYRGGELPTLPVQYGDFAVWEAGQLDGPQARGHLDYWTERLAGITPLELPLDLPRPATQTYHGDFVEFTVDRAVTDALTALTRDAGGTLFMTLLAAYQVFLARHAGQDDFAVGASVAGRSAPELEDVVGMFINMLPLRADLAGDPRFTELLAGTRRSVLDGFEHAEVPFARVVQELGLPRDVSRSPVFQSMFVLQNYEMGRFRSTSEGAEVSFEWQPMELRATRFDFELHVVEVESGLWGKLVFNTDLFTRATVERMADRFTTLLRAIATAPDTRVSALALTTPAERSLVTGWNATAADFPDTATLHGLVEAQVARTPSAPAVTFDGRTWTYAELNAAANRIAHRLRVAGVGPETLVGVCAERSFELVAGLLGVLKAGGAYLPLDPEYPADRLAFMVTDADAPVVLVQDHLRDVLPATDATVLALDDAGVWADQPTDDPTPTAGPGNLAYVIYTSGSTGRPKGVPNTHRGIVNRLDWMQRTYRLGGDDAVLQKTPASFDVSVWEFFWPLQTGARLVLAKPGGHKDAGYLRDLLVAERVTTAHFVPSMLTVFLAEDGVEAATALRRVICSGEELPLASAVEFTARLPWCGLHNLYGPTEAAIDVSAWPCEPAALAGLTSVPIGGPIANLRLHVLDPAGAECPVGVAGELHIGGVGLARGYHRRPALTAEKFVPDPFSGEPGARLYRTGDLARWRIQPDGSGVIEFLGRIDHQVKLRGLRIELGEIESALRDQSGVTEAAVIVREDTPGDKRLVAYLVGTAEPTALKAALKERLPEYMVPNALVTLDALPLSPNGKLDRKALPAPVVSREASVALVEPRDDTERLLAGIWSEVLGVPTLGIDDDFFDLGGHSMLATQVVAKIRKANLDTRPVGVMDLFQQRTIRDLAAFMTGDAEADGPRRLLYELTKPIPAAQRTLTYVCVPYGGGSAIVYQPLADALPAGHALWSLAIPGHDVGLDEAALPFDELTTRVAEEILERVEGPLALYGHCGVGSAIVADVARKVEAAGREIEALYIGAMFPFARPKGPLAALRTRLEKLRSNRHYASWLKSMGVDTDELDPEQADRILSNMRADSRASEEYFTGLLDRQAVKLRAPIVSVVGSEDPVTDYYTERYAEWQFLSDTVGLVVLDQAGHFFLKYRADELAEVVTSTHRAVTAGDTSALEPAAKGEDAAWTLRDWQRTGDERPTKDVVKPSMARFLAVTVGQLVSTTGSALTAFALPIWLFTETRSVTNLGVLWALALLCGVLMLPVAGAITDRISRRRIMMIASSSAGAVQLVLAALLWTDNLVLWNIYLLVALSQVAGSFQRIAYQSSVPQLVPKRYLGHAMGLAQLSNGFALLLMPVFAAGLLAAIELKGILLLDVASYVVAVATLAVVRFPDLLGWRPRERLLVAIANGLRYSWNHRGFRTMLGYFALGNIFLAPALVLTTPLVLSFATATEVAQVALAEALGAVAGGVLMSLWGGPRHRRMIGVLVGNLGTALGCVIVGLDASVVVIAAGAFWLAMSMTTAQSIYATIVQVKVPQRYHGRVFSLNQTISWSTLPIGFALLAPAATAWFEPMLAPGGTLAGSVGAVIGTGEGRGIGFAYVVFGAMLVLVTLGGFAIRLLRRFDLEVEDSLPDDLIGAQERERRRAQRAAEQSQEEERVPAAV; from the coding sequence ATGACAGACCTGAAGGACGCCGCGGCCCGGGACGCCGCCCGGCAGGCGCTGATCGCGTCCCGACTCCGCAAGCGGCGGGCCACCCCGGCGTCCGGGATCACCCCCCGGCCGCCGGAGGCGACGGTGCCGCTGTCGTACGCCCAGGAGCGGGTCTGGTTCATGGACCAGCTCGCCCCGGGCGAGGCGGCGTACCACATCGCGGTGCCGCTGCGGGTACGCGGACCGCTCGACGTGCCCGCCCTGCGGGCCGCGCTGACCGCGCTGACCGACCGGCACGAGTCGCTGCGCACCCGCTTCCCGGCCGACCCCGACGGGCGCCCTACCGTGGTCGTCGCCGACCACGTCGAGGTGCCGTTGACCATCGTGGACGTCCCCGACGAGGCCGCCGCGCAGGAACTGGTCGACCGGGCCGCCACCGAACCGTTCGACCTGGCCACCGGGCCGCTGCTGCGGGCAACGCTGATCCGGCTGGCCGACGACGACCACGTGCTCTTCCTCGGCAAGCACCACATCGTCGGCGACGGCTGGTCGGTCGACGTGCTGCTGCGCGACCTGATCACCTGCTACCGGGGCGGCGAACTGCCCACCCTGCCCGTCCAGTACGGCGACTTCGCCGTCTGGGAGGCCGGGCAGCTCGACGGTCCGCAGGCGCGGGGGCACCTGGACTACTGGACCGAGCGGCTGGCCGGCATCACCCCGCTGGAACTGCCGCTGGACCTGCCCCGCCCGGCCACCCAGACCTACCACGGCGACTTCGTGGAGTTCACCGTCGACCGGGCGGTCACCGACGCGCTGACCGCGCTGACCCGGGACGCGGGCGGCACGCTGTTCATGACGCTGCTCGCCGCGTACCAGGTCTTCCTGGCCCGGCACGCCGGCCAGGACGACTTCGCCGTCGGCGCGTCGGTGGCCGGCCGCTCCGCCCCGGAGCTGGAGGACGTGGTCGGCATGTTCATCAACATGCTGCCGCTGCGGGCCGACCTGGCCGGCGACCCGCGCTTCACCGAGCTGCTGGCGGGCACCCGGCGCAGTGTGCTGGACGGCTTCGAGCACGCCGAGGTGCCGTTCGCCCGGGTGGTGCAGGAGTTGGGCCTGCCCCGGGACGTCAGCCGCTCCCCGGTGTTCCAGTCGATGTTCGTCCTCCAGAACTACGAGATGGGCCGTTTCCGGTCCACCTCGGAGGGCGCCGAGGTCAGCTTCGAGTGGCAGCCGATGGAGCTGCGCGCCACCCGGTTCGACTTCGAGCTGCACGTGGTGGAGGTCGAGTCCGGGCTCTGGGGGAAGCTGGTCTTCAACACCGACCTGTTCACCCGGGCCACCGTCGAGCGGATGGCCGACCGGTTCACCACCCTGCTCCGGGCGATCGCCACCGCGCCCGACACCCGGGTCTCCGCCCTGGCGCTGACCACCCCGGCCGAGCGGTCCCTGGTCACCGGCTGGAACGCCACCGCCGCCGACTTCCCCGACACGGCCACCCTGCACGGCCTGGTCGAGGCGCAGGTCGCCCGTACCCCGTCCGCCCCGGCGGTCACGTTCGACGGACGCACCTGGACGTACGCGGAGCTGAACGCGGCGGCCAACCGGATCGCGCACCGACTGCGCGTTGCCGGCGTCGGCCCGGAGACCCTGGTCGGGGTCTGCGCGGAACGCTCCTTCGAGCTGGTCGCCGGGCTGCTCGGTGTGCTCAAGGCCGGCGGGGCGTACCTCCCCCTCGACCCGGAGTACCCGGCCGACCGGCTGGCCTTCATGGTCACCGACGCGGACGCCCCGGTGGTGCTGGTCCAGGACCACCTGCGCGACGTGCTGCCGGCCACCGACGCCACCGTCCTCGCGCTCGACGACGCGGGCGTCTGGGCCGACCAGCCGACCGACGACCCGACGCCCACCGCCGGCCCCGGCAACCTGGCGTACGTCATCTACACCTCCGGCTCCACCGGCCGCCCCAAGGGCGTGCCGAACACCCACCGGGGCATCGTCAACCGGCTGGACTGGATGCAGCGGACGTACCGCCTCGGCGGCGACGACGCGGTGCTCCAGAAGACCCCGGCCAGCTTCGACGTGTCGGTGTGGGAGTTCTTCTGGCCGTTGCAGACCGGCGCGCGGCTGGTGCTCGCCAAGCCCGGCGGACACAAGGACGCCGGCTACCTGCGTGACCTGCTGGTCGCCGAACGGGTCACCACCGCCCACTTCGTGCCGTCGATGCTGACCGTCTTCCTCGCCGAGGACGGCGTCGAGGCGGCAACCGCGCTGCGCCGGGTGATCTGCTCCGGCGAGGAGCTGCCGCTGGCCTCGGCGGTCGAGTTCACCGCCCGGCTGCCCTGGTGCGGCCTGCACAACCTGTACGGCCCCACCGAGGCGGCCATCGACGTCAGCGCCTGGCCCTGCGAACCGGCCGCCCTCGCCGGCCTGACCAGCGTGCCGATCGGCGGGCCGATCGCCAACCTGCGGCTGCACGTGCTCGACCCGGCCGGCGCCGAGTGTCCGGTCGGGGTCGCCGGTGAACTGCACATCGGCGGGGTGGGGCTGGCCCGGGGCTACCACCGCCGGCCGGCGCTGACCGCCGAGAAGTTCGTACCCGACCCGTTCTCGGGCGAGCCCGGTGCCCGGCTCTACCGCACCGGTGACCTGGCCCGCTGGCGGATCCAGCCGGACGGCAGCGGCGTGATCGAGTTCCTCGGCCGGATCGACCACCAGGTCAAGCTGCGCGGCCTGCGGATCGAACTGGGCGAGATCGAGAGCGCGTTGCGCGACCAGTCCGGGGTGACCGAGGCGGCGGTGATCGTCCGCGAGGACACGCCGGGCGACAAGCGGCTGGTCGCGTACCTGGTCGGGACGGCCGAGCCGACGGCGCTCAAGGCGGCGCTCAAGGAACGCCTGCCCGAGTACATGGTGCCGAACGCCCTCGTCACCCTGGACGCCCTCCCGCTCAGCCCCAACGGCAAGCTCGACCGGAAGGCGCTGCCCGCCCCGGTGGTCAGCCGGGAGGCGTCGGTGGCCCTGGTCGAGCCGCGTGACGACACCGAACGGCTGCTCGCAGGCATCTGGTCGGAGGTGCTCGGCGTCCCCACGCTCGGCATCGACGACGACTTCTTCGACCTGGGCGGGCACTCCATGCTCGCCACCCAGGTGGTGGCGAAGATCCGCAAGGCAAACCTGGACACCCGCCCGGTCGGCGTGATGGACCTGTTCCAGCAGCGCACCATCCGCGACCTGGCCGCCTTCATGACCGGCGACGCGGAGGCCGACGGCCCCCGTCGGCTCCTCTACGAGCTGACCAAGCCGATCCCGGCCGCCCAGCGCACCCTCACCTACGTCTGTGTCCCGTACGGCGGCGGCAGCGCCATCGTCTACCAGCCCCTCGCCGACGCCCTGCCGGCCGGGCACGCCCTCTGGTCACTGGCGATCCCCGGCCACGACGTCGGGCTGGACGAGGCGGCGCTGCCCTTCGACGAGCTGACCACCCGGGTCGCCGAGGAGATCCTGGAACGGGTCGAGGGACCGCTCGCCCTGTACGGCCACTGTGGCGTGGGCAGCGCCATCGTCGCCGACGTGGCACGCAAGGTCGAGGCGGCCGGACGGGAGATCGAGGCGCTCTACATCGGCGCGATGTTCCCGTTCGCCCGGCCGAAGGGACCTCTCGCCGCGCTGCGTACCCGCCTGGAGAAGCTGCGCAGCAACCGGCACTACGCGAGCTGGCTCAAGTCGATGGGCGTGGACACCGACGAACTGGACCCGGAGCAGGCGGACCGGATCCTCAGCAATATGCGGGCCGACTCGCGCGCCTCGGAGGAGTACTTCACCGGACTGCTCGACCGGCAGGCGGTGAAGCTGCGGGCCCCGATCGTCTCGGTGGTCGGCTCGGAGGACCCGGTCACCGACTACTACACCGAGCGGTACGCCGAGTGGCAGTTCCTCAGTGACACCGTCGGCCTGGTCGTGCTCGACCAGGCCGGGCACTTCTTCCTCAAGTACCGGGCCGACGAGCTGGCCGAGGTGGTCACCTCGACCCACCGGGCGGTGACCGCCGGGGACACCAGCGCGCTGGAGCCCGCCGCGAAGGGGGAGGACGCCGCCTGGACCCTGCGGGACTGGCAGCGGACCGGGGACGAACGGCCGACGAAGGACGTGGTCAAGCCGAGTATGGCCCGGTTCCTCGCGGTGACCGTCGGGCAGCTCGTCTCCACCACCGGCAGCGCGCTGACCGCGTTCGCCCTGCCGATCTGGTTGTTCACCGAGACCCGCTCGGTGACCAATCTCGGCGTGCTGTGGGCCCTCGCCCTGCTCTGCGGCGTGCTGATGCTGCCGGTGGCCGGCGCGATCACCGACCGGATCAGCCGGCGCCGGATCATGATGATCGCCAGTTCCTCGGCGGGTGCGGTGCAGCTCGTCCTGGCCGCCCTGCTCTGGACGGACAACCTCGTCCTCTGGAACATCTACCTGCTGGTCGCACTGAGCCAGGTGGCCGGGTCGTTCCAGCGGATCGCGTACCAGTCGTCGGTGCCGCAGCTCGTGCCCAAGCGCTACCTGGGGCACGCAATGGGCCTCGCCCAGCTCTCCAACGGCTTCGCCCTGCTGCTGATGCCGGTCTTCGCGGCCGGTCTGCTCGCCGCGATCGAGCTGAAGGGCATCCTCCTGCTCGACGTGGCCAGCTACGTGGTGGCGGTGGCGACCCTGGCCGTGGTCCGCTTCCCGGACCTGCTCGGCTGGCGTCCCCGGGAGCGGCTGCTGGTGGCCATCGCCAACGGCCTGCGCTACTCGTGGAACCACCGGGGCTTCCGGACGATGCTCGGCTACTTCGCGCTGGGCAACATCTTCCTGGCTCCGGCGCTGGTGCTGACCACCCCGCTGGTGCTGTCCTTCGCCACCGCCACCGAGGTCGCCCAGGTGGCCCTGGCCGAGGCGCTCGGCGCGGTCGCGGGCGGCGTGCTGATGTCGCTCTGGGGCGGCCCCCGGCACCGCCGGATGATCGGGGTGCTGGTCGGCAACCTCGGTACCGCCCTCGGTTGTGTGATCGTCGGGCTGGACGCGTCGGTGGTGGTGATCGCGGCGGGGGCCTTCTGGCTCGCCATGTCGATGACCACCGCGCAGAGCATCTACGCCACCATCGTCCAGGTGAAGGTGCCGCAGCGGTACCACGGTCGGGTGTTCAGCCTGAACCAGACCATCTCCTGGTCGACCCTGCCGATCGGGTTCGCCCTGCTGGCCCCGGCCGCCACCGCCTGGTTCGAGCCGATGCTCGCCCCGGGCGGGACGCTGGCCGGCTCGGTGGGCGCGGTGATCGGCACCGGCGAGGGGCGGGGGATCGGCTTCGCGTACGTGGTCTTCGGCGCGATGCTGGTCCTGGTCACCCTGGGTGGCTTCGCGATCCGGCTGCTGCGCCGCTTCGACCTCGAGGTCGAGGACTCGCTGCCCGACGACCTGATCGGCGCGCAGGAGCGGGAACGCCGCCGTGCCCAGCGGGCGGCGGAGCAGTCGCAGGAGGAGGAGCGGGTGCCGGCCGCGGTCTGA
- a CDS encoding helix-turn-helix domain-containing protein, which translates to MTTGPAEGGPTSGPTVLRMLLGAQLRRLREGSGVTRENAAWEIRASESKISRMELGRVGFKERDVADLLTLYGVSERGERDALLKLARDANNPGWWHRFGDVLPGWFQSYLGLEAAAALIRSYEVQFVPGLLQTRDYARAVVMLGHGAAGAAEIDRRVGLRMERQRLLYHPDAPLLWAVVDEAALRRPIGGAEVMRGQVTALIEATKTPNIRLQIVPFDAGGHAAAGGAFTILRFGDQDLPDIVYIEQLTSALYLDKRDDVDHYAAAMERLCVEAEPPERTPDILRRILDDLRHA; encoded by the coding sequence GTGACGACGGGTCCAGCCGAGGGCGGTCCGACGAGTGGGCCGACCGTGCTGCGCATGTTGCTCGGCGCGCAGCTGCGCCGGTTGCGCGAAGGTAGTGGGGTCACCCGGGAGAACGCCGCCTGGGAGATCCGCGCCTCCGAGTCCAAGATCAGCCGGATGGAGCTGGGTCGGGTCGGTTTCAAGGAACGTGACGTCGCCGACCTGCTCACTCTCTACGGCGTCAGCGAGCGGGGAGAGCGCGACGCGCTGCTGAAACTGGCCCGCGACGCCAACAACCCCGGCTGGTGGCACCGCTTCGGCGACGTCCTGCCCGGCTGGTTCCAGTCGTACCTCGGTCTGGAGGCCGCGGCGGCCCTGATCCGCAGCTACGAGGTCCAGTTCGTGCCCGGCCTGCTACAGACCCGCGACTACGCCCGCGCGGTGGTCATGCTCGGGCACGGCGCGGCCGGCGCGGCGGAGATCGACCGCCGGGTCGGCCTGCGCATGGAGCGCCAACGGCTGCTGTACCACCCGGACGCGCCGCTGCTCTGGGCAGTGGTGGACGAGGCCGCCCTCCGTCGGCCGATCGGCGGGGCGGAGGTGATGCGCGGCCAGGTCACCGCGCTGATCGAGGCGACCAAGACGCCCAACATCCGGCTCCAGATCGTCCCGTTCGACGCCGGCGGGCACGCGGCCGCCGGCGGGGCCTTCACCATCCTGCGCTTCGGTGACCAGGATCTGCCCGACATCGTCTACATCGAACAGCTCACCAGCGCGCTCTACCTCGACAAGCGGGACGACGTCGACCACTACGCCGCCGCGATGGAGCGACTCTGCGTGGAGGCCGAACCGCCGGAACGCACCCCAGACATCCTCCGCCGCATCCTCGACGACCTGCGCCACGCCTGA
- a CDS encoding DUF397 domain-containing protein — MQQPQNGVPSSDLPPLKWQKSRRSNPSGNCVELAELPGGGGIAMRNSRHPEGPALIYTVDEIAAFVLGARDGDFDHLIT; from the coding sequence ATGCAGCAACCACAGAACGGCGTTCCCAGCAGTGACCTGCCTCCGCTGAAGTGGCAGAAGAGCCGTCGGAGCAACCCCAGCGGCAACTGTGTCGAGTTGGCCGAGTTGCCGGGCGGTGGCGGGATCGCGATGCGCAACTCGCGTCATCCGGAAGGCCCGGCGTTGATCTACACGGTCGACGAGATCGCGGCCTTCGTGCTGGGTGCCCGGGACGGGGACTTCGACCATCTGATCACGTGA
- a CDS encoding serine/threonine-protein kinase has translation MSPPFTPGLRLHDRFVLRERIGLGGMSEVWRADDDVLHRPVAVKALAGQLAADLELRATIQREARAAARLTHPHVTQVYDYGEATLPGGVVVPYLVMELVEGENLADRLNRGPLAWPDAVRLGGQVAAALAAAHRIGVVHHDIKPGNVMLTDTGAKVLDFGIAALAGPGHPLARRGGGEPLLGTPAYIAPERFAAGSPDPASDIYALGVLLYRTLTGRAPLPVQSWEDALAVHGRGTPVPPLGIPELPVDVDRLVMACLAADPTRRPAAVDVASRLGAGRPAHPPTAIFPTVPPPSTAPQPTLVAPVPPRVDRTLVGPPSTPGWSPRPGVDPTRVAARPPGGVPPRQSNRLIGVLVAAGVALIVGLVGVLARSDDDPSGRSTANQAGAGSSAEPAPTPVESTAPPRPAPTTAQPQPTTVRELAGQLRAIIDEAEERGDIEERAADRLRDTIEKLESDKPKDQAKGFRELGERLGEAAQRRQIDGATAVRLLTMLEQFSVNRVDAGGEEDEDD, from the coding sequence ATGTCGCCGCCCTTCACGCCCGGCCTCCGGCTGCACGACCGGTTCGTCCTGCGCGAGCGCATCGGCCTCGGCGGGATGTCCGAGGTGTGGCGCGCCGATGACGACGTACTGCACCGTCCGGTCGCCGTCAAGGCCCTCGCCGGTCAGCTCGCCGCCGACCTGGAGTTGCGCGCCACCATCCAGCGCGAGGCCCGCGCGGCGGCCAGGCTGACCCACCCCCACGTCACCCAGGTGTACGACTACGGCGAGGCGACCCTGCCCGGCGGTGTCGTGGTGCCGTACCTGGTGATGGAACTCGTCGAGGGGGAGAACCTCGCCGACCGGCTGAACCGGGGGCCGCTCGCCTGGCCGGACGCCGTTCGCCTCGGTGGACAGGTCGCGGCCGCCCTCGCCGCCGCCCACCGGATCGGGGTGGTGCACCACGACATCAAGCCCGGCAACGTGATGCTCACCGACACCGGCGCGAAGGTCCTCGACTTCGGCATCGCCGCGCTCGCCGGGCCAGGCCATCCGCTCGCCCGGCGGGGCGGGGGCGAACCGTTGCTGGGCACCCCCGCGTACATCGCCCCCGAACGGTTCGCCGCCGGGTCGCCCGATCCGGCCAGCGACATCTACGCGCTCGGCGTGCTGCTCTACCGGACGCTCACCGGACGCGCGCCGCTGCCCGTACAGAGCTGGGAGGACGCCCTGGCGGTACACGGCCGGGGAACCCCGGTCCCGCCGCTGGGTATTCCCGAGCTGCCCGTCGACGTCGACCGCCTGGTGATGGCCTGCCTGGCAGCCGACCCGACCCGTCGGCCGGCCGCGGTCGACGTCGCCTCCCGACTCGGTGCGGGCCGGCCCGCGCACCCGCCCACCGCGATCTTCCCGACCGTCCCACCCCCGTCCACCGCACCGCAGCCCACCCTCGTCGCGCCTGTGCCGCCGCGCGTCGACCGGACCCTCGTCGGACCACCGTCCACGCCCGGCTGGTCTCCTCGTCCGGGTGTCGATCCGACCCGGGTGGCCGCCCGACCGCCGGGCGGAGTACCGCCGCGCCAGTCCAACCGGCTGATCGGTGTCCTGGTCGCGGCCGGCGTGGCGCTGATCGTGGGCCTGGTGGGGGTGCTCGCCCGCAGCGACGACGACCCGTCCGGCCGGTCCACCGCAAACCAGGCCGGCGCCGGCTCGTCGGCCGAGCCAGCGCCCACCCCCGTCGAGTCCACCGCGCCCCCGCGCCCCGCCCCGACCACCGCCCAGCCCCAACCGACCACGGTGCGGGAACTGGCCGGCCAGCTCAGGGCGATCATCGACGAGGCGGAGGAACGGGGCGACATCGAGGAGCGGGCCGCCGACCGGCTGCGCGACACGATCGAAAAGCTCGAGTCGGACAAGCCGAAGGACCAGGCCAAGGGTTTCCGGGAACTGGGGGAACGCCTCGGCGAGGCGGCCCAGCGGCGGCAGATCGACGGGGCCACGGCGGTCCGGTTGCTGACCATGCTGGAGCAGTTCTCCGTCAACCGGGTGGACGCCGGAGGCGAGGAGGACGAGGACGACTGA
- a CDS encoding pirin family protein gives MPAQTRPPGAVPADPESVLLPGHDVPLGRYTTVRRLLPQRTRRMVGAWCFVDHFGPDDVGERLGMQVPPHPHSGLQTVTWLVEGEILHRDSLGNVQLIRPGQLNVMTSGHGIAHSEKSPPQRPRTMHGVQLWVALPDAARSGPADFSHHADLPRWRDGGLDVTLLVGELAGARSPAVVHTPLLGAQLEPGGSAPARVPLRHDFEHGLLAMSGAAEVDGVRLTPGALLYLPPGRRTLTVEGGPDCRLLLLGGAPFEEPLVMWWNFVGRTHEEIVAASDDWTAGRRFGVVVDDSDPPLPAPAMPTVRLKARDRHGQLLG, from the coding sequence ATGCCGGCACAGACCCGGCCCCCGGGTGCCGTACCCGCCGACCCGGAGAGTGTGCTGCTGCCCGGGCACGACGTGCCACTCGGCCGGTACACCACCGTCCGCCGGCTGCTGCCGCAGCGCACCCGGCGGATGGTCGGCGCGTGGTGCTTCGTCGACCACTTCGGGCCGGACGACGTCGGGGAACGGCTGGGCATGCAGGTGCCGCCGCACCCGCACAGCGGGCTGCAGACGGTCACCTGGCTGGTGGAGGGGGAGATCCTGCACCGGGACAGCCTCGGCAACGTTCAGCTGATCCGTCCCGGCCAGCTCAACGTGATGACCTCCGGGCACGGCATCGCGCACTCCGAGAAGTCCCCACCGCAGCGGCCGAGGACGATGCACGGCGTACAGCTCTGGGTCGCGCTGCCCGACGCGGCCCGGTCGGGCCCGGCCGACTTCAGCCACCACGCGGACCTGCCCCGGTGGCGCGACGGCGGCCTCGACGTGACCCTGCTCGTCGGGGAACTGGCCGGTGCCCGGTCCCCGGCGGTGGTGCACACGCCGCTGCTCGGCGCGCAACTGGAGCCCGGTGGGTCCGCGCCGGCCCGGGTGCCGCTGCGCCACGACTTCGAGCACGGCCTGCTGGCCATGTCCGGCGCCGCCGAGGTGGACGGCGTACGGCTGACCCCCGGCGCGTTGCTCTACCTGCCGCCGGGGCGTCGGACCCTGACCGTCGAGGGCGGGCCCGACTGCCGGTTGTTGCTGCTCGGCGGAGCGCCGTTCGAGGAGCCGCTGGTGATGTGGTGGAACTTCGTCGGGCGTACGCACGAGGAGATCGTGGCGGCGTCCGACGACTGGACGGCCGGGCGGCGCTTCGGCGTCGTGGTCGACGATTCCGACCCGCCGTTGCCGGCACCGGCCATGCCCACCGTCCGGCTCAAGGCCCGCGACCGGCACGGACAACTCCTCGGCTGA
- a CDS encoding GGDEF domain-containing protein: MPDPFTIVSGICAAGAVAAGLQLRQRAIRAEARLDTLQAELTAERHAASHDPLTGLPNRRAFYRLAATLLTDAAGQPLIAVVLDLDDFKLVNDRYGHAAGDQVLVSVAQRFAAFAGENLVARLGGDEFAGLLASHTEDRRWMDHTARRLGDALAAPIQHGTVSLRITASVGLAPVRCPAQLADALCRADAAMYRAKSLGAARPPRQLVDTHHVDTHHIDPMTVHH, encoded by the coding sequence GTGCCAGATCCGTTCACCATCGTGTCCGGCATCTGCGCCGCCGGAGCTGTCGCCGCCGGTTTGCAACTCCGGCAGCGAGCGATCCGCGCCGAGGCGCGGCTCGATACGCTCCAGGCGGAACTCACCGCCGAACGGCACGCCGCCAGCCACGACCCACTGACCGGCCTGCCCAACCGCCGGGCCTTCTACCGCCTCGCCGCCACCCTGCTCACCGACGCCGCCGGGCAGCCACTCATCGCCGTCGTCCTCGACCTCGACGACTTCAAGCTGGTCAACGACCGGTACGGCCACGCCGCCGGGGACCAGGTGCTGGTCAGCGTCGCGCAGCGCTTCGCGGCGTTCGCCGGGGAGAACCTGGTGGCCCGGCTCGGCGGTGACGAGTTCGCCGGGCTGCTGGCCAGCCACACCGAGGACCGCCGGTGGATGGACCACACCGCCCGCCGGCTCGGCGACGCGCTCGCCGCGCCGATCCAGCACGGCACGGTCAGCCTGCGGATCACCGCCTCGGTCGGCCTGGCGCCGGTACGCTGCCCGGCCCAGCTCGCCGACGCGCTCTGCCGCGCCGACGCCGCGATGTACCGGGCGAAGAGCCTCGGGGCAGCGCGTCCGCCCCGCCAACTGGTCGACACCCACCACGTCGACACCCACCACATAGACCCGATGACCGTCCATCACTGA